One Janthinobacterium sp. TB1-E2 genomic region harbors:
- a CDS encoding LysR family transcriptional regulator has translation MSSLPQHLDLHLIRILYLLLVEKNVSRVALKLNQPQPSISASLRKLRELTGDPLLVRGARGMVPTQHGESLLNPAKRILDQTESLFVKKTPFVAQEEARTFHIAAPDYLDSQFLPNVVALLRRGSPKSRVVLHSLGPGIDHIRQLSDGGLDLVIANWDEPPAHLHISKLFEDPIICAMHAENAYARRTASDAMTLDDYLSLPHVAPSQMMPGYHGVIDSFLERQNLQRNVVVESAYFGLIPYMLTQTDLVLTTGRQFMRFYEKTLPLKTYTVPLKFPPMRFYQLWHQRVHQAPEHKWLRDQVSAAAKALVQR, from the coding sequence ATGTCCAGCCTGCCGCAACACCTCGACCTGCATTTGATCCGCATCCTCTACCTGCTGCTGGTGGAAAAGAATGTCTCGCGCGTGGCATTGAAGCTCAATCAGCCGCAGCCCTCGATTTCCGCCTCCCTGCGCAAGCTGCGCGAATTGACGGGCGACCCGCTGCTCGTGCGCGGCGCGCGCGGCATGGTGCCGACCCAGCATGGCGAAAGCCTGCTCAATCCGGCCAAGCGCATCCTCGACCAGACGGAAAGCCTGTTCGTCAAGAAGACGCCGTTCGTGGCGCAGGAAGAGGCGCGCACCTTCCACATCGCCGCGCCCGACTACCTGGACAGCCAGTTCCTGCCCAACGTGGTGGCCCTGCTGCGCCGCGGTTCGCCGAAAAGCCGCGTCGTGCTGCATAGCCTGGGGCCCGGCATCGACCATATCCGCCAACTGTCCGATGGTGGCCTGGACCTGGTGATCGCCAACTGGGACGAGCCGCCCGCGCACCTGCATATCTCGAAGCTGTTCGAGGACCCCATCATCTGCGCCATGCATGCGGAAAACGCCTATGCGCGGCGCACGGCCAGCGACGCCATGACCCTCGACGATTATCTGAGCCTGCCCCACGTGGCGCCGTCGCAGATGATGCCCGGCTACCACGGCGTGATCGATTCCTTCCTCGAACGGCAAAACCTGCAGCGCAACGTCGTGGTGGAGTCGGCGTACTTCGGCCTGATTCCCTACATGCTGACGCAGACGGACCTGGTACTGACCACGGGCCGGCAATTCATGCGCTTCTATGAAAAGACCCTGCCGCTGAAAACGTACACCGTGCCCCTGAAATTTCCGCCGATGCGCTTTTACCAGCTGTGGCACCAGCGCGTGCACCAGGCGCCCGAGCACAAATGGCTGCGCGACCAGGTCAGCGCGGCCGCCAAGGCGCTGGTGCAGCGATAG
- a CDS encoding urate hydroxylase PuuD, producing the protein MEVFAYLIPYGLEWLNLIVRWLHVITGIAWIGASFYFVWLDNSIRPPAPGSELAKKGVSGELWAVHGGGFYNPQKYLVAPAELPKELHWFKWEAYSTWLSGFALLTIAYYFNAQAMMIDKAVADISSGQAVGIGIATLVIGWTVYDLLCRSPLAKHELWFGVTVFALIVGAAYVLTHLLSGRAAYIHVGAMIGTIMVANVLMLIIPGQRKMVEAMAAGKLPDPKHGLKAKQRSVHNNYFTLPVLFIMISNHYAMTYRNDHAWLVLALIMAAGVFIRHFFNLRHKGRVEWRYPALGVALLLAVAVAIAPKAPAPVAAVAAVDPSAQFKAVHAIIAQRCATCHSAQPTQPGFATAPAGMMFDNEMEIRQHAAQIYKQAIELKAMPIGNLTNMTEAERSELGAWLQQTMQGAK; encoded by the coding sequence ATGGAAGTATTTGCCTACCTGATCCCGTACGGCCTTGAGTGGCTGAACCTGATCGTCCGCTGGCTGCACGTCATCACGGGCATCGCCTGGATCGGTGCTTCCTTTTATTTCGTCTGGCTCGATAACTCGATCCGCCCACCCGCGCCCGGCTCCGAGCTGGCGAAGAAGGGCGTGTCGGGAGAATTGTGGGCCGTGCATGGCGGCGGCTTCTACAACCCGCAAAAATACCTGGTGGCGCCGGCCGAACTGCCGAAGGAGCTGCACTGGTTCAAGTGGGAAGCGTATTCCACGTGGCTGTCCGGCTTTGCGCTGCTGACGATTGCCTATTATTTCAATGCCCAGGCCATGATGATCGACAAGGCCGTGGCGGACATCTCCAGCGGCCAGGCTGTCGGCATCGGCATCGCCACCCTCGTCATCGGCTGGACCGTGTACGATTTGCTGTGCCGTTCCCCGCTGGCCAAACATGAACTGTGGTTCGGCGTGACGGTGTTCGCGCTGATCGTCGGCGCCGCCTACGTGCTCACGCATTTGCTCAGCGGGCGTGCCGCCTACATCCACGTGGGCGCCATGATCGGCACCATCATGGTGGCCAATGTGCTGATGCTGATCATTCCCGGCCAACGCAAGATGGTCGAGGCCATGGCCGCCGGCAAGCTGCCCGACCCGAAGCATGGCTTGAAGGCCAAGCAGCGCAGCGTGCATAACAATTATTTCACGTTGCCCGTGCTGTTCATCATGATCAGCAACCACTACGCGATGACCTACCGGAACGACCACGCGTGGCTGGTGCTGGCGCTGATCATGGCGGCCGGCGTCTTCATTCGCCACTTCTTCAACCTGCGCCACAAGGGACGTGTCGAGTGGCGTTATCCGGCTCTCGGCGTTGCCCTGTTGCTGGCCGTTGCCGTGGCCATCGCACCGAAGGCGCCAGCGCCGGTAGCTGCCGTGGCCGCAGTGGACCCGTCCGCGCAGTTCAAGGCCGTGCATGCCATCATCGCCCAGCGCTGTGCCACCTGTCATTCGGCCCAGCCCACGCAGCCCGGCTTCGCCACGGCGCCGGCCGGCATGATGTTCGATAATGAAATGGAAATACGCCAGCACGCGGCGCAAATCTACAAGCAGGCCATCGAGCTGAAAGCCATGCCGATCGGGAACCTGACCAATATGACGGAGGCCGAGCGCAGCGAGCTTGGCGCCTGGCTGCAACAGACCATGCAAGGAGCAAAATGA
- a CDS encoding M20/M25/M40 family metallo-hydrolase: MTTHAEKITAWIDEHFDEEVAFLQKVVQQPTDTPPGNNGPHADLVAQLLQAYGWNAEKHAVPKDQVEAYGMQSITNLIVRRPYAAGGPTVALNAHGDVVPPGDNWTYPPYGGQIDGGYMYGRATAVSKGDFATYVFAARALEALGIPLKGQLELHFTYDEEFGGLLGPGWLLEQQLTKPDFVIAAGFSYGIVTAHNACLQLEITVHGKSGHGSMPETGHDALQAANKILNAIYGQLPELKKIKSKVAGIDSPTMLVGRIDGGTNTNVVPGKVVMKMDRRMIPEEDPVAVEAQVRALIEDAVRGEPGIRLEIRRLLLSHALRPLPGSEQLVGSLQKNAQAILGETIPALGTPLYADARLYGERGIPAVLYGAGPRTVPESNAKKADERLALDDLRKASKIVALTLLDFLGEK, from the coding sequence ATGACTACGCACGCAGAAAAAATCACGGCCTGGATCGACGAACACTTCGACGAGGAAGTCGCATTTTTACAGAAGGTGGTGCAGCAGCCGACGGATACGCCGCCCGGCAATAACGGGCCCCATGCGGACCTGGTGGCGCAGCTGCTGCAGGCGTATGGCTGGAACGCTGAAAAGCATGCCGTCCCAAAGGACCAGGTCGAGGCATATGGCATGCAAAGCATCACCAACCTGATCGTGCGCCGGCCATATGCGGCGGGCGGGCCGACCGTGGCCCTGAATGCGCATGGCGACGTGGTGCCGCCCGGCGACAACTGGACGTATCCGCCGTACGGCGGGCAGATCGACGGCGGCTATATGTATGGCCGCGCGACGGCCGTGTCGAAAGGCGATTTCGCCACCTATGTGTTTGCCGCGCGCGCGCTCGAAGCCCTGGGCATTCCCTTGAAGGGCCAGCTGGAACTGCACTTCACGTACGACGAGGAATTCGGCGGCTTGCTGGGGCCGGGCTGGCTGCTGGAACAGCAGCTGACGAAACCCGATTTCGTCATCGCCGCCGGTTTCAGCTACGGCATCGTCACGGCGCACAACGCCTGCCTGCAGCTGGAAATCACCGTGCACGGCAAGTCGGGCCACGGCTCGATGCCGGAGACGGGGCACGACGCGCTGCAGGCGGCCAACAAGATCCTCAATGCCATCTATGGCCAGCTGCCGGAGCTGAAAAAGATCAAATCGAAAGTCGCCGGCATCGACTCGCCCACCATGCTGGTGGGCCGCATCGACGGCGGCACGAACACCAATGTGGTGCCAGGCAAGGTCGTCATGAAGATGGACCGCCGCATGATTCCCGAAGAAGACCCGGTGGCGGTGGAGGCGCAGGTGCGCGCGCTGATCGAGGACGCCGTGCGCGGCGAGCCTGGCATCCGCCTCGAGATCCGTCGCCTGCTGCTGTCGCACGCGCTGCGGCCCTTGCCCGGTTCCGAACAGCTGGTCGGCAGCCTGCAGAAAAACGCGCAAGCGATTCTGGGCGAGACCATTCCCGCCCTCGGCACGCCCCTGTATGCGGATGCGCGTCTGTATGGCGAGCGTGGCATTCCTGCCGTGCTGTATGGCGCCGGCCCGCGCACGGTGCCAGAGTCGAACGCGAAGAAGGCCGACGAGCGCCTGGCGCTCGACGATTTGCGCAAGGCGAGCAAGATCGTGGCCCTGACCCTGCTCGACTTCCTGGGCGAGAAATAG
- a CDS encoding LysR family transcriptional regulator gives MNTRFLEAFVWAARLGSFRTAADKLHITQAAISNRIASLEQDFGTRLFDRDAREIRLTFAGRNLLVYAERMLELCRDMYAANSSPALITGEVRIGVIETIVHTWLIPFLQRVQERYPGIEIQLTSESTRRLHEQLQQGELDIALQTDMLTGDHIRSTGSGAIAMGWAGRAADWPDTGKPYTVAQLAQHPIITMNRGSQPHSALKALCQDEGVQLGRVHCVSSISAIVRLVKAGFGIAVLPLAPLREEIEQGHIALIPCTSSLAPQRIVISYSEDITTEAIQLVAMLACEEAARFSVGLAEEYGA, from the coding sequence TTGAATACCCGTTTTCTCGAAGCGTTTGTCTGGGCTGCGCGGCTGGGCAGCTTTCGCACGGCGGCCGACAAGCTGCACATCACGCAGGCGGCCATCTCGAACCGCATCGCGTCGCTGGAGCAGGATTTCGGCACGCGTTTGTTCGACCGCGACGCGCGTGAAATCCGCCTGACTTTTGCCGGGCGCAATCTGCTCGTGTACGCCGAACGCATGCTGGAACTGTGCCGCGACATGTATGCGGCCAATTCCTCGCCTGCGCTGATCACGGGCGAGGTGCGCATCGGCGTCATCGAAACCATCGTGCATACGTGGCTGATCCCGTTCCTGCAGCGCGTGCAGGAGCGCTATCCGGGTATCGAGATTCAGCTGACGTCGGAATCGACGCGCCGCCTGCACGAACAGCTGCAGCAGGGCGAGCTCGATATCGCGCTGCAGACGGACATGCTGACGGGCGACCATATCCGCAGCACGGGCAGCGGCGCCATCGCCATGGGCTGGGCCGGCAGGGCCGCCGACTGGCCCGACACGGGCAAGCCATATACGGTGGCGCAACTGGCGCAGCATCCGATCATCACCATGAACCGGGGCTCGCAGCCGCATTCCGCTTTAAAGGCGCTGTGCCAGGACGAGGGCGTGCAGCTGGGACGGGTCCATTGCGTCAGCTCGATCTCCGCCATCGTGCGCCTGGTCAAAGCGGGCTTCGGTATCGCCGTGCTGCCGCTGGCGCCCCTGCGCGAGGAAATCGAACAGGGCCACATCGCCCTGATTCCCTGCACCAGCAGCCTGGCGCCGCAGCGCATCGTCATCAGTTACAGCGAAGACATCACTACGGAAGCGATCCAGCTGGTGGCCATGCTGGCGTGCGAGGAGGCGGCCCGATTCAGTGTGGGGCTTGCGGAGGAGTACGGAGCTTGA
- a CDS encoding MFS transporter: MSTYTNAAHPAAQAPGEKATTAKTGRLATASMVGTTLEWYDFTVYNTMAALIFNHLFFPSFDPLTGTILAFSTYAVGYISRPIGGVIFGHLGDKLGRRWVLVVTLMLMGVTTGLMGLLPTYATAGIWSPILLVALRFVQGIALGGEWAGAVLISVEHGAPDKRGRNASWTQVGPSFGTLLATGCIGLITYLLPHEAFMDWGWRMPFIASLLLVAFGMWIRSGIEETPLFKELDQQDAKAEAPIGDVLRVYWRRLLIAGGVRIGSDVLYALVVVFTLTYVTTVLHLSSTLALTAIMVGTACNALAVPVFGAVSDKIGRRPVYALGAILGLVWAFAFFTLLDTASPAAIVTAVVVGLVIHAIMYGPQAAFVIEQFPTKVRYAGSSLAYTLAGVIGGGFAPLVIASLYRSYNSTVAVSLYVAAALLITGAAVFAARETGRGPLEE, translated from the coding sequence ATGAGCACATATACGAACGCTGCGCATCCGGCAGCCCAGGCACCGGGCGAGAAGGCCACGACGGCCAAGACGGGCCGCCTGGCCACGGCCAGCATGGTCGGCACGACCCTGGAATGGTATGACTTCACCGTCTACAACACCATGGCCGCGCTGATCTTCAATCACCTGTTCTTTCCCTCGTTCGACCCGCTGACGGGCACCATCCTGGCCTTTTCCACGTATGCGGTCGGCTATATCTCGCGCCCCATCGGCGGCGTGATCTTCGGCCATCTGGGCGACAAGCTGGGGCGCCGCTGGGTGCTGGTGGTGACCCTGATGCTGATGGGCGTGACGACGGGCCTGATGGGCCTCTTGCCGACGTACGCGACGGCCGGCATCTGGAGCCCCATCCTGCTGGTGGCACTGCGTTTCGTGCAAGGCATTGCGCTCGGTGGCGAATGGGCGGGCGCCGTGCTGATCTCCGTCGAACACGGCGCGCCGGACAAGCGGGGACGCAACGCCTCGTGGACGCAGGTGGGGCCATCGTTCGGCACCTTGCTGGCGACCGGCTGCATCGGCTTGATCACGTACCTGCTGCCGCATGAAGCATTCATGGACTGGGGCTGGCGCATGCCGTTCATCGCCAGTCTCCTGCTGGTGGCGTTCGGCATGTGGATACGCAGCGGCATCGAGGAAACCCCGCTGTTCAAGGAACTCGACCAGCAGGATGCGAAGGCGGAAGCGCCGATCGGCGACGTGTTGCGCGTGTACTGGCGCCGTCTGCTGATCGCCGGCGGCGTACGTATCGGCTCGGACGTGCTGTATGCGCTGGTGGTGGTGTTCACCCTGACGTATGTGACGACGGTGCTGCACTTGTCGTCGACCCTGGCGCTGACGGCCATCATGGTCGGCACGGCGTGCAATGCGCTGGCGGTGCCCGTGTTTGGCGCGGTGTCGGACAAGATTGGCCGCCGCCCCGTGTATGCGCTGGGTGCCATCCTGGGCCTCGTGTGGGCGTTTGCCTTCTTCACCTTGTTAGACACGGCCAGCCCGGCCGCCATCGTCACGGCCGTCGTCGTGGGCCTGGTCATCCACGCCATCATGTACGGCCCGCAGGCGGCCTTCGTCATCGAGCAGTTCCCCACCAAGGTGCGCTATGCGGGTTCCTCGCTGGCCTACACCCTGGCCGGCGTCATCGGCGGCGGCTTCGCCCCGCTCGTCATCGCCAGCCTGTACCGCTCATATAACAGCACCGTGGCCGTCTCGCTGTACGTGGCGGCGGCCTTGCTGATCACCGGCGCCGCCGTCTTTGCGGCGCGCGAAACGGGCCGCGGCCCTCTTGAAGAATAA
- a CDS encoding DUF2848 domain-containing protein — translation MTTLRFQLAGHGPVTFDIDRLIIAGWTGRDMAMVEHHIAELEAIGVARPKSVPTFYRVSAALLSSDAAIEVPGSDSSGEAEFVLFSTEYGLLVGIGSDHTDRKVESYGVTVSKQMCGKPVGDTLWRYADVAGHWDQLQMRSWRERAGVPALYQDGPVTRMLSPEELIQRYTGQASLPVGSAMFCGTQPIIGEMGHGDAFALELYDPALQRRLQHRYAVQTLPVEG, via the coding sequence ATGACGACATTGCGTTTTCAACTGGCCGGCCACGGCCCCGTCACCTTCGATATCGACCGCCTGATCATTGCCGGCTGGACGGGCCGCGACATGGCGATGGTGGAACACCATATCGCCGAACTGGAAGCCATCGGCGTGGCGCGCCCGAAAAGCGTGCCCACGTTTTACAGGGTTTCGGCGGCATTGCTATCGAGCGACGCGGCCATCGAAGTGCCGGGCAGCGATTCGTCCGGCGAAGCGGAATTCGTGCTGTTTTCCACGGAATACGGCCTGCTGGTGGGAATCGGTTCCGATCATACGGACCGCAAGGTGGAAAGCTATGGCGTGACGGTGTCGAAGCAGATGTGCGGCAAGCCCGTGGGCGACACCTTGTGGCGCTATGCCGACGTGGCCGGCCACTGGGACCAGCTGCAGATGCGCTCCTGGCGCGAACGGGCCGGCGTGCCGGCCCTGTACCAGGATGGCCCCGTGACGCGCATGCTGTCGCCGGAAGAACTGATTCAGCGCTACACGGGGCAGGCCAGCCTGCCCGTGGGCAGCGCCATGTTTTGCGGCACGCAGCCGATCATCGGCGAGATGGGCCATGGCGACGCGTTCGCGCTGGAGCTGTATGATCCAGCCTTGCAGCGCCGCCTGCAGCACCGCTATGCCGTACAAACCCTGCCCGTGGAAGGATAG
- a CDS encoding amidase, whose product MTKTIRELAADLAAGRITSVALTEQMLARAEAHRAQGGHAYVSLDGEQALMEARASDAARAAGIVASPLAGVPISIKDLFDVRGQTSSAASLALADAPPAEADAGAVARLRAAGAVLLGRTNMSEFAFSGLGLNPHYGTPRNPLDGERVAGGSTSGGAVTVALDMAAGALGTDTGGSIRIPSAFCGLTGFKPTAASVPLAGTVPLSRSLDSAGPIAHSVDCCAILYAALSGHDIGAQAPALKGLRFGFTLDYVGTHVEPQVQQAFDAALDQLRQAGALVEQFDFPELLELPGINGGGGLVAAEAWHWHRELLEEKGAQYDQRVAARIRRGQQQGAADYIDLLDARARLIAIAEQRLAPYDAWLMPSVAIVAPQVAPLESDDATFFTTNGLVLRNASVINFLDGCALSLPCHAEGELPVGLGICGLAGADGQVLQIGRAVEALLRGSEKE is encoded by the coding sequence ATGACCAAGACCATCCGAGAACTGGCGGCCGACCTGGCCGCCGGCCGCATCACCAGCGTGGCGCTGACAGAGCAGATGCTGGCGCGCGCCGAGGCGCACCGGGCGCAGGGCGGCCATGCCTATGTCAGCCTCGATGGCGAACAGGCGCTGATGGAAGCGCGGGCCAGCGATGCGGCGCGCGCCGCCGGCATCGTTGCCTCGCCGCTGGCCGGCGTGCCCATCTCGATCAAGGACCTGTTCGACGTCAGGGGGCAAACCAGCAGCGCCGCCTCGCTGGCGCTGGCCGATGCACCGCCTGCCGAGGCAGACGCGGGCGCCGTGGCGCGCCTGCGCGCGGCCGGCGCCGTCCTGCTGGGCCGCACCAACATGAGCGAATTCGCGTTTTCCGGCCTGGGCCTGAATCCCCATTACGGCACGCCGCGCAATCCGCTGGACGGCGAGCGCGTGGCGGGCGGCTCCACCTCGGGCGGCGCCGTGACGGTGGCGCTGGACATGGCGGCCGGCGCGCTGGGCACAGACACGGGCGGCTCGATCCGCATCCCGTCCGCCTTTTGCGGCTTGACGGGCTTCAAGCCGACGGCCGCTTCCGTGCCGCTGGCCGGTACGGTGCCCTTGTCGCGTTCCCTCGATTCGGCCGGCCCCATCGCCCACAGCGTGGACTGCTGCGCCATTCTGTATGCGGCGCTGTCGGGCCATGACATCGGCGCGCAGGCGCCGGCATTGAAAGGCTTGCGCTTCGGTTTTACCCTTGACTACGTCGGCACGCACGTGGAGCCGCAGGTGCAGCAGGCTTTCGATGCGGCGCTGGACCAACTGCGGCAAGCGGGCGCCCTGGTGGAGCAGTTCGATTTCCCCGAATTGCTGGAACTGCCGGGTATCAATGGCGGCGGCGGGCTGGTGGCGGCGGAAGCCTGGCACTGGCACAGGGAGCTGCTGGAAGAGAAGGGCGCGCAGTACGACCAGCGCGTGGCGGCGCGCATCCGCCGCGGCCAGCAGCAGGGTGCAGCGGACTACATCGATTTACTCGATGCGCGTGCGCGCCTGATCGCCATCGCGGAGCAGCGCCTGGCGCCATACGACGCCTGGCTGATGCCCAGCGTAGCCATCGTCGCGCCGCAGGTCGCGCCATTGGAATCGGATGATGCCACCTTCTTTACCACGAATGGCCTGGTACTGCGCAACGCCAGCGTGATCAACTTCCTCGACGGCTGCGCGCTGTCCTTGCCATGCCATGCGGAAGGCGAGCTGCCCGTGGGGCTGGGCATTTGCGGCCTGGCCGGCGCGGACGGTCAAGTGCTGCAAATCGGCCGCGCCGTGGAGGCGCTGTTGCGGGGGAGTGAAAAAGAATAG
- a CDS encoding paraquat-inducible protein A has product MLYRKRPLRPREKARCIRCRSVLYRGAHARGASAELTKVVALTLGAAFVFLIAQFFPIVELDVNGLTSSATLLGSIRVLWYEQMHIVATMVFLFTILFPAIELGSLLYVALGLRCGVKVPGFNRVLRAVQTAREWGMTEVLMIGILITVVKMTSLATVLPQPGLFAFGALTLMLAIVVSFDPKALWNLGDDLTRQALPGIRYKAFAPDEKVLPCHACGLVAPPLGKGRHLACVRCGTALHVRKPDSINRTWALLIAAMILYIPANLLPVMVTQSLFGAQDDTIMSGVVLFWTSGSKGLAIIIFIASVVVPMLKLGVLALLAFTAQRRSRWRPRQRTILYRMVEFIGRWSMLDIFVVTLTVALVRFKSLAVITAGPGALAFGAVVVLTMLAAMQFDPRLIWDPVDDKAAEDEKRSSAANTGNNTVIGEQHG; this is encoded by the coding sequence GTGTTGTACCGCAAACGTCCGCTGCGTCCCCGCGAAAAGGCGCGCTGCATCCGTTGCCGCTCGGTGCTGTACCGGGGCGCCCACGCGCGCGGCGCATCGGCCGAATTGACCAAGGTAGTGGCGCTGACCCTGGGCGCCGCCTTCGTCTTCCTGATCGCCCAGTTTTTCCCCATCGTCGAACTCGACGTCAATGGTCTGACCTCCAGCGCCACCTTGCTCGGTTCCATCCGCGTGCTGTGGTACGAGCAGATGCACATCGTGGCGACGATGGTCTTCCTGTTTACCATCCTCTTTCCCGCCATCGAACTCGGTTCCCTGCTGTATGTGGCGCTGGGCTTGCGCTGCGGCGTCAAGGTGCCGGGCTTTAACCGCGTGCTGCGCGCCGTGCAGACTGCGCGCGAATGGGGCATGACGGAGGTGCTGATGATCGGCATCCTGATCACCGTCGTCAAGATGACCAGCCTGGCCACGGTGCTGCCGCAACCGGGGCTGTTCGCGTTTGGCGCGCTGACCCTGATGCTGGCCATCGTCGTCTCGTTCGACCCCAAGGCCCTGTGGAACCTGGGCGACGACCTGACCCGCCAGGCGCTGCCCGGCATCCGCTACAAGGCTTTCGCGCCGGACGAGAAGGTGCTGCCCTGCCATGCCTGCGGCCTGGTGGCGCCGCCTCTGGGCAAGGGCAGGCACCTGGCGTGCGTGCGCTGCGGCACGGCCCTGCACGTGCGCAAACCGGACAGCATCAACCGCACCTGGGCCTTGCTGATCGCCGCCATGATCCTCTACATTCCCGCCAACCTGCTGCCCGTGATGGTGACGCAATCGCTGTTCGGCGCGCAGGACGACACCATCATGAGCGGCGTGGTGCTGTTCTGGACCAGCGGCTCGAAGGGCCTGGCCATCATCATTTTCATCGCCAGCGTGGTCGTGCCGATGCTGAAACTGGGCGTGCTGGCGCTGCTGGCGTTCACGGCGCAGCGGCGTTCGCGCTGGCGGCCGCGCCAGCGCACCATTTTGTACCGCATGGTCGAATTCATCGGCCGCTGGTCCATGCTCGACATCTTTGTCGTCACCCTGACGGTGGCGCTGGTGCGCTTCAAGTCGCTGGCCGTGATCACGGCCGGACCCGGCGCGCTGGCCTTTGGCGCCGTGGTGGTGCTGACCATGCTGGCGGCGATGCAGTTCGACCCGCGCTTGATCTGGGACCCCGTCGACGACAAGGCGGCAGAGGATGAAAAACGCAGCAGTGCGGCAAATACCGGAAACAATACAGTGATTGGAGAACAGCATGGCTGA
- a CDS encoding intermembrane transport protein PqiB produces MADKETGDLAETGARPLPEPDVDPASRWLPSLVWLIPLLAALIGAGLAAKSILDQGPTVTVSFKSAEGLEPGKTKVKYKDVDIGQVRAITLGDDLSKVLVTIDMSKEARRFATADSRFWVVRPQIGASGVTGLGTLLSGAYIGVDTGKSEAKKENFIGMESPPAVAGDQKGKLYTLHADSLGSVDVGSPLFFHRLRVGKVVSFALDKDGNGITMSVFVNAPYDQFVGKDARWWHASGVDVRLDSNGFKLNTQSLAAMLVGGIAFEAENGRKPVEPAPAGTNYRLAADEASAMREPDGEAITTVFYFDQSLRGLQPGATVDFRGIVLGEVRSVGIEFDPVKKNFRMPVTVNLYPARLGMRFKAAVDDEEGSAGHQLLERMVSRGLRAQLRTGNLLTSQLYIALDFFPKAPKVALDPNKYPLEVPTVPNTLDELQTQIASIARKLDQVPYAEIGNNLNATIKQANTLFKQLDGQVVPEMRDTLTAAKQTFGSAEQVLQKDSPLQSDVRQALQQLTQTLQSLNALSDYLERHPESLIRGKKGDEKK; encoded by the coding sequence ATGGCTGACAAAGAAACGGGCGACCTTGCCGAAACCGGCGCGCGGCCTCTGCCCGAACCCGATGTGGACCCGGCCAGCCGCTGGCTACCGTCGCTGGTGTGGCTCATTCCGCTGCTGGCCGCGCTGATCGGCGCCGGCCTGGCCGCCAAGTCCATCCTCGACCAGGGACCCACGGTGACGGTCAGCTTCAAGAGCGCCGAAGGCCTGGAGCCGGGCAAGACCAAGGTCAAGTACAAGGATGTCGATATCGGCCAGGTGCGCGCCATCACCCTGGGCGACGACTTGAGCAAGGTGCTGGTGACGATCGACATGAGCAAGGAAGCGCGCCGCTTCGCCACCGCCGATTCGCGTTTCTGGGTGGTGCGTCCGCAGATCGGCGCCAGCGGCGTGACGGGCCTGGGCACCTTGCTGTCGGGCGCCTACATCGGCGTCGACACGGGCAAGTCGGAAGCCAAAAAGGAGAACTTCATCGGCATGGAGAGCCCGCCCGCCGTGGCGGGAGACCAGAAGGGCAAGCTGTACACCTTGCATGCGGACAGCCTCGGCTCCGTCGACGTGGGCTCGCCCCTGTTCTTCCATCGCCTGCGCGTGGGCAAGGTGGTCAGCTTCGCGCTGGACAAGGATGGCAACGGCATCACCATGTCGGTTTTCGTCAATGCGCCGTACGACCAGTTTGTCGGCAAGGATGCGCGCTGGTGGCATGCCAGCGGCGTCGACGTGCGCCTCGATTCGAACGGTTTCAAACTGAATACGCAATCGCTGGCCGCCATGCTGGTGGGCGGCATCGCCTTCGAGGCGGAAAACGGCCGCAAACCCGTCGAACCGGCGCCGGCCGGCACCAACTACCGCCTGGCGGCCGACGAGGCCAGCGCCATGCGCGAGCCCGATGGCGAGGCGATCACCACCGTGTTCTATTTCGACCAGTCCCTGCGCGGCTTGCAGCCTGGCGCCACGGTGGACTTCCGCGGCATCGTGCTGGGCGAGGTGCGTTCGGTGGGCATCGAATTCGACCCCGTGAAGAAGAACTTCCGCATGCCCGTCACCGTCAACCTGTACCCGGCCCGCCTGGGCATGCGCTTCAAGGCCGCCGTCGACGATGAGGAAGGCTCGGCCGGCCACCAGCTGCTCGAACGCATGGTCAGCCGGGGCTTGCGCGCCCAGCTACGCACGGGCAACCTGCTGACCAGCCAGCTGTACATCGCGCTCGACTTCTTCCCGAAAGCGCCGAAGGTGGCGCTCGATCCGAACAAATACCCGCTGGAAGTGCCGACCGTGCCGAATACCCTCGATGAACTGCAGACGCAGATCGCCAGCATCGCCCGCAAGCTCGATCAGGTGCCGTACGCGGAGATCGGCAATAACCTGAACGCCACCATCAAGCAGGCCAATACCCTGTTCAAGCAGCTCGATGGCCAGGTGGTGCCGGAAATGCGCGACACCCTGACGGCGGCGAAACAGACTTTTGGTTCGGCCGAACAGGTGCTGCAAAAGGATTCGCCGCTGCAGTCGGACGTGCGCCAGGCCTTGCAGCAGCTGACGCAAACCCTGCAATCGCTGAACGCGCTGTCGGATTACCTGGAACGTCATCCCGAGTCCCTGATCCGCGGTAAAAAAGGAGATGAAAAAAAATGA